From the genome of Pseudomonas hamedanensis:
CTTTTGCCCATGCTCGCGCGCCTGCTGTTTTTCTGTGGTCTCTGCCTGGTCTCCCAACTGGCGGTGGCCATGACCATCTACAAATCCACCGATGCCAACGGCGTGGTCTCGTACAGTGACCAGCCGAGCAAAGGCGCGAAAGTGTTCGTGTTCCAGGACCGCATGGTCGAACGCCTGGAGCGACAGGTGTATCTGGACATCAAGAAGCAAAAAGGCGTCGACGTGGTGTTTGCGCGCAACGATCTGTATGCGCCAGTCGAGGTTGCCCTGGCCTTTATCGGCATGAGCAACGTGCGTGGCGCACCGGCCAAAACGATTCGCCGGGTGCTGCCGGCGCGCAGCAATACCCGTCTGGCGCTGCTGACGGCGATTAGCGGTGACAAGCCGCTGGTGTATTCGCCGCAGTTCCAATATTCGCTGGGTGACCCTTCAGGCACCGCGCAGAGCTATCGCTATCCGCTGCCCTGGCGTGGTGGACCGTTTCGCCTGAGCCAGGGCGCCAACGGCCAGTACAGCCACTACGGGCCGAAGAACCGCTATGCCATGGACATCGCCATGCCGGTGGGCACGCCGATCATCGCCGCGCGGGCCGGGGTGGTGGTGAAGACCGAGAATTCACAGAGCGGGCGCGGCACCGATGCGTCCGGCAATTTCGTCCGGGTCCTGCACGATGACGGCACCATGGGCGTGTACCTGCATCTCAAACAGGGTTCGGTGAGCGTGCGCGAAGGTCAGCGCGTGAAGGTTGGCAGCCCGCTGGCGCTGTCGGGCAACACCGGCAACAGCAGCGGCCCGCACCTGCACTTTGTGGTGCAGCGCAATACCGGGGAAGGGCTGGTGTCGATTCCGTATCAGTTCAACCAGCCACTGGGGGCGTTGCCCAACTTTGCGTTGGGCAAACAGTGAAAGTAATGCGATCAACTGTGGCGATTGGATGTATCTGTGGCGAGGGGATTTATCTGTGGCGAGGGGATTTATCCCCGTTGGACGGCGCAGCCGTCCCAAATCCTACAACCGCACCTCACCTGACGAATCGCATTCACCGGCTTAGGGAGGGCTGCGCCCTCCATCGGGGATAAATCCCCTCGCCACAAAAGCTGCCCCGCAATCCTGATCAATCCAGCATCAACACCTTGGCCAGCACAATCTTCGGCCCTTTCATCTTTTTGATGATGATGCGCAGGCCTTCGACTTCAAGCACTTCTTCCTCTTCCGGCACCCGTTTCAGGGTTTCGTAGACCAGCCCGGCGAGGGTCTCGGCTTCGATGTGATCGAGGTCAATGCCGAGCAGGCGCTCGACCTTGAACAGCGGCGTATCACCGCGCACCAGCAGTTTGCCCGGCTGATAGGCAAGGATGCCGCGTTCGGCCTTGCGGTGTTCGTCCTGGATGTCGCCGACCAGCACTTCCAGCACGTCTTCCATGGTCAGGTAGCCGATGATGTTGCCGTCAGCCTCCTCGACCACGGCGAAGTGCGAGCCGCCCTTGCGGAACTGCTCCAGCAGTTGTGACAGCGGCATATGCCGCGATACGCGCTCCAGCGGGCGGGTCAGTTCGGCCAGGTTGAACGACTCGGGGATGTGATCCAGGGCGGCCAGTTCCAGCAACAGATCCTTGATGTGCAGCAGGCCGACGAACTCCTGACGCTCGCTGTCGTACACCGGATAACGGCTGAATTTGTGGCGACGGAACATCGCCAGGATTTCCTTCAGCGGCGCGTTGAATTCCAGGGTGATCAGGTCTTCCCGGGAGTTGGCCCAGTCGACCACTTCCAGCTCGCCCATTTCCACCGCCGAGGCCAATACGCGCATGCCCTGATCGCTCGGATCCTGGCCACGGCTGGAGTGCAAAATCAGTTTCAGTTCTTCGCGGCTGTAATGGTGCTCATGGTGCGGGCCGGGCTCGCCTTGGCCGGCGATGCGCAAGATGGCGTTGGCGCTGGCGTTGAGCAGATAGATCGCCGGGTACATCGCCCAGTAGAACAGGTACAGCGGCACCGCCGTCCACAGCGACAGCAGCTCGGGTTTGCGGATCGCCCACGACTTCGGCGCCAGTTCACCCACCACGATGTGCAGATACGAAATGATAAAAAACGCGGTGAAGAACGACACGCCTTTGATGATCTCGGGCGAGTCGACGCCGATCGCGCTCAACAGCGGCTCGAGGATGTGCGCAAACGCCGGTTCGCCGACCCAGCCCAGGCCAAGGGAGGCGAGGGTGATGCCGAGCTGGCACGCCGACAGGTAGGCATCGAGCTGACTGTGCACGGTGCGCAGGATGTGCCCGCGCCAGCCGTGTT
Proteins encoded in this window:
- a CDS encoding hemolysin family protein; amino-acid sequence: MDPSPGLSLATLFADFGMILFALILVLLNGFFVAAEFAMVKLRSTRVEAIAEQHGWRGHILRTVHSQLDAYLSACQLGITLASLGLGWVGEPAFAHILEPLLSAIGVDSPEIIKGVSFFTAFFIISYLHIVVGELAPKSWAIRKPELLSLWTAVPLYLFYWAMYPAIYLLNASANAILRIAGQGEPGPHHEHHYSREELKLILHSSRGQDPSDQGMRVLASAVEMGELEVVDWANSREDLITLEFNAPLKEILAMFRRHKFSRYPVYDSERQEFVGLLHIKDLLLELAALDHIPESFNLAELTRPLERVSRHMPLSQLLEQFRKGGSHFAVVEEADGNIIGYLTMEDVLEVLVGDIQDEHRKAERGILAYQPGKLLVRGDTPLFKVERLLGIDLDHIEAETLAGLVYETLKRVPEEEEVLEVEGLRIIIKKMKGPKIVLAKVLMLD
- a CDS encoding peptidoglycan DD-metalloendopeptidase family protein, translated to MLARLLFFCGLCLVSQLAVAMTIYKSTDANGVVSYSDQPSKGAKVFVFQDRMVERLERQVYLDIKKQKGVDVVFARNDLYAPVEVALAFIGMSNVRGAPAKTIRRVLPARSNTRLALLTAISGDKPLVYSPQFQYSLGDPSGTAQSYRYPLPWRGGPFRLSQGANGQYSHYGPKNRYAMDIAMPVGTPIIAARAGVVVKTENSQSGRGTDASGNFVRVLHDDGTMGVYLHLKQGSVSVREGQRVKVGSPLALSGNTGNSSGPHLHFVVQRNTGEGLVSIPYQFNQPLGALPNFALGKQ